The DNA region CAATGTAAGTATGGTATTGTTGTTATTTTGGTAAATATTAGTAGCGTGATCATTAAATGATAATCTGCTATTGATATTTCTTAATATCCCTAGCTCTTTATATGACTCAAATTTATAAAGCCTATGGATACGCTGTTTGATATCTCGGTCTTTAGCTGGGGTTTTAAGTATATTAATAAGTGGAAGATAAGCTGATTGGTACAAAGATTGATATATATTATATACTTTTTCTTTGATAATTGCTGGTTTCTTTTTATATTTCCAATGTGCTGCCGTTCCATGCTGGGCCTTCTCATTCATTGCGCAAGTACGGATTTGGATCTCTATATTTTGCCTAGTGGGACCAATGATTATAGTATGTAAAGATTGATAACCATTAGATTTAGGTCTGTGAATATAATCCTGAAATTGACCCTTGACGCTTTGATAATGGGCATGCATGACCGCAAGGGCTTTATAACAATCTTCAACATTCTCTACTATAATTCTAAATGCTAAAATATCATATAATTGCCCTATATTAATATTTTTCTGTAGCATTTTTAACCAAATAGAATAAGGAGTTTTGATCCTACCGAATATTTTGGCTTGGATACCTTCAGCCTGCAAGCTATTATGAAGAGAATTAATAATTTTAGTAATTAAAGCTTTGATATCTTTGCCACAAAAGGCATATAGATGGGTTAAAATATATTCTCGAATATCTGGTTGCAATATTGTTAAACAAATTTCTTGCAGTTCAATTTTAATTGCTTCGAATCCTACTCTTGACATTAAGGGTACGTAAATTTCTATTATTTCTAAAGCAGAAATAGCGTATTTTTCAAGTGTAGGATTGACCGAAAATATACTAATATTATGTAATAAGTGAGCCAGCTTGACAAATAATACTCCTACTGCTACTTCTTGTGGCATAGAAAGTAAGAAGTCAAAAAATTTCTGTGCTTGTCTTATATTATAAGGTAAGTAATGAATTGTTGATGTTTTAAGGATTCCCTCTACTATGTTGGCTATTTCTATACCAAATTGGCTGCTAATTTGTTGGAGGGGGAGAGTAATTTTAGATAAATCTGTTGTGGAGATAGCAGTAGACAATAAGCCTGCTATTACTGTATTATTATTGGGGTAAATCGTTAAGAGGATTTCAGCAACTTCCAAAGCATATGCAGGATTTTGACCCTGAGATATAATGTAAGAGATAGCCTCCTGTAATTTAGTATCATTAAGCCTAAAAATACTGTTAGTGAGCATAAAAGTAATATTTCCTTAGGCTTCCTGCATAAGGCGAAAAAGCGCTTGGGATTTTTAGGAAAAACGAAGCCGAGCACCACAATGGACAAGGATGTACATGAGGAGCGGAAGGCCACGTTTTGACAACAAAATCACCTACTAGATCGACGCTCTCTAGAGCGACTTATGCAGGAAGCCTCTTATATTTTCGATCAAAATCTTTCACAAAGCTTTCTACTTAAAAATTTTGTTTTTAGAAAATAGAAGTAAATGAGACCAGTGAAAATAAAATTGGAGAGATCACTTTCAGCCTTAATTTGATTATGTTAAATAATTAAATATTGCTCAATAATCAAATACGCCATTCCAAGGGAATGACCTCGACTGGCAGTATGCAGCTAATGTATTTATAGTCAATTAATATAATCTAGGGACGCCGTTGTTTGTTGCTCTACCATAGTAGTTCTAGGCTCTACCCTGGCACTTAGACCCTAGTGCATCTTAATTGATTATACTTCAAGGCTTACTGCCTTTGTTTAAACAATAGGGATATATACTGCTCGTACTTCAAGAATTGGCGTGTCGTCGTGCCCTAAAGATCGAGGCTTCACGTACTTTAGTGCGCTGCTTGACTTTGAGCCTCCTGCCTCTTCTTGAAGTGGATTCTATCGTCTACCAACTTTTCAGGTACGAACAGTATATGTCTTCATTGTTAAAATTATAAGATTTTTTGTTAACATATACAATCTTTAAATTACAAAAATCTTAATTAAGTTTTAAGAAGAATATTACTAATTTAATTGAATTACGCAGAAAGTCTACTAAAAGCAGGATAATTCACCTCGACTTGATATAAAATAAATATTTTTATATCAAACTGAGGTATATACTGCTCGTAACTGAAGAGTTGGTATACGAAGTTCACCGAGTATATATAATAAATATAAAAAGAAATTTTGATGCAAAAAATTATAAAATGCCTATATCAGGCTGCCTTTAGAACAATTGAACATGATGGTATAGAGCACTCGGGATATATGTCATTTATGGTGCTTTTATCAATATTTCCCTTTTTAGTCTTTTTATTAGCGCTTACAAGTTTTGTGGGGGCTTCAGAGCTTGGTAAAAATTTTATTATTATTTTTTTAGATAATATGCCTGAACTTGCTACCGACTCTATAAAAACGAGAATTAATGAATTAGAAACAAGCCCTCCTCAGAGCTTAATGACTTTAGCAATCATTGGTAGTATATGGACTGCTTCATCTTTTGTGGAGTGCCTGAGAACAATTTTAAATCGGGTCTATGAAATAAAATTTCCTCCTCCTTATATAAGGCGCAGGCTTCTTAGTATAGTCCAATTTCTAGCGATTAGTATATTTATCTTGTTAGCTATGCTTCTGCTAGTAGTTGTGCCAATAATATTAGCAAAACTGCCATACCTATTAACAATAATAGAAAAACATAAACATACCTTAAATATTTTACGGTATATTATACTTTTTTGTGCGCTATTTATTACTGCTTCATTACTATACTATATTGTTCCTAATGCCTCTCTAAATTTCATTGATGTAGCCCCTGGAGCCTTAGTAACGGTAGTGTTATGGGTTATCAGCGGATATTTATTATCAACCTACTTAATGTATTATAATCAATTAAGTATAATCTATGGCTCACTTGGTAGCATTATAGTAACCTTAATCTTTTTTTACATTATTAATATGATTTTTATCTATGGTTCCGAATTTAATTATTTATATACAAAAGAGGAGTGATAGTGGCTCATCTTCCGTACCTTTGGCAATTTTAAATTTAGAAGAATTTAAGATTCTGACTAACACTTTCTATTCCAAGATGTTCAAAGGCACTTTTAGTAATTATGCGCCCCCTGGGAGTGCGTTGTAGCAATCCTATTTGTATTAAATATGGTTCTATGGTTTCTTCCACTGCATCACGTTGCTCCGATAAAGCTGCAGCAATAGTATCAATTCCTACCGGTCCCCCAGAATAATTATCGGCTATAAATTTCAAATATCTATAATCATTGCTATCTAACCCTATTTTATCGACCTCTAAACGATTTAAGGAAATATTCGCAATAACTTGATCAATTTCTAGCTTATTCTCAACTGAGGCAAAATCTCTTACCCTTTTGGCTAATCTTATGGCAATCCTAGGGGTGCCCCTGCTGCGCCGCGCTATTTCCTCTAAAGCGCCATCTGTTAAATTAATCTTTAATAATTTGCTGATTCTAATAAGAACTAATTTTAATTCTTCTACATTATAAAAATGCAAGCGTAGGGGGATTCCAAATCTATCCCTTAATGGGTTGCTTAATAATCCAAGTCTAGTAGTGGCTCCTACTAAAGTAAAATTGGGTAAATTAATTTTTACTGTTCTGGCAGCTGGCCCTTCTCCAATGATTATATCTAAAGCGAAATCTTCCATTGCTTGATATAATGTTTCTTCAATGTGAGTACTAAGCCTATGAATTTCATCGATAAATAATACATCCTTTTCTTGTAAGTTAGTAAGGATAGCTGCTAAATCAGCTGCTTTAGAGATAGCAGGGCCAGAGGTGGTTTTGAAATTAACTCCCATTTCTTTAGAAATAATTTGCGCTAGGGTAGTTTTGCCAAGGCCAGGGGGGCCATAAAATAATGTGTGATCCAAATGCTCGGATCGGTTTTTAGCTGCCTGGATAAAAATAGATAAATTTTCTTTAATCTGTTGT from Candidatus Tisiphia endosymbiont of Beris chalybata includes:
- the ruvB gene encoding Holliday junction branch migration DNA helicase RuvB, which encodes MSKNILSSDKLPTDQEFSLRPSYLKEFVGQQQIKENLSIFIQAAKNRSEHLDHTLFYGPPGLGKTTLAQIISKEMGVNFKTTSGPAISKAADLAAILTNLQEKDVLFIDEIHRLSTHIEETLYQAMEDFALDIIIGEGPAARTVKINLPNFTLVGATTRLGLLSNPLRDRFGIPLRLHFYNVEELKLVLIRISKLLKINLTDGALEEIARRSRGTPRIAIRLAKRVRDFASVENKLEIDQVIANISLNRLEVDKIGLDSNDYRYLKFIADNYSGGPVGIDTIAAALSEQRDAVEETIEPYLIQIGLLQRTPRGRIITKSAFEHLGIESVSQNLKFF
- a CDS encoding YihY/virulence factor BrkB family protein, whose amino-acid sequence is MQKIIKCLYQAAFRTIEHDGIEHSGYMSFMVLLSIFPFLVFLLALTSFVGASELGKNFIIIFLDNMPELATDSIKTRINELETSPPQSLMTLAIIGSIWTASSFVECLRTILNRVYEIKFPPPYIRRRLLSIVQFLAISIFILLAMLLLVVVPIILAKLPYLLTIIEKHKHTLNILRYIILFCALFITASLLYYIVPNASLNFIDVAPGALVTVVLWVISGYLLSTYLMYYNQLSIIYGSLGSIIVTLIFFYIINMIFIYGSEFNYLYTKEE